AATCTGTCATCCTCAGCATCCCAATGCCACCCGCGATCCGACCCACATCAACGTGCAACCGTTAGGGTATTGGACCAGGTTATTCAAGCAAGCCGGCTTCCGATACCGGCGCTGTTATGAGACGGAGCTAAGCGGGGAGACGAGTCCGTCCGAACGAGCCAAGGATCTGCTCCGGCTGATGCGGGAATGGGCCGCCATCGGCACGCCAGCCGATTATAAGTTCGTCCTTTGGAAAGCATCTCCTCCGACGCCAGGTGGCGGCACATGAGGCGCCTGCTTTTTATCGCCCCAAGCTTGCCCTCGCCCACGTTCGGCGGCGGCGCCATCCGGATGTATCACCTCGTCCGTTTTCTTGCTCAACGGTTCGATCTGGATCTGATCGCTCCGCAAACACCGGGGGCGGAGGGGAGTGAGGCGCAGTTGCGCGCCTGGTGCCGGGAGGTCGAGATCGTTCCACAAACGGTTCGGCCCGCCTGGCGGAAACGCAGCCACCTGGGGCCCTATGAGAAAGACCCGGCGCTCGCCGAGGCTATCCTGCATCGGCTCCGGGATAGAAAATACGGCGCTATGCAGATCGAAAAGCCGGCCATGGTTCCCTATCTCCCGACCGACCTGTCCATCCCGCTGGTATTGGATGTCTGGGCCTATGGACTCTCCGGAGCGATCCGTGCCCTGACACAGGAACGAGGACCGCTGGTCCGAGCGCGCAACGCCTTTCGTCTGGCGCGCTTCGGCCTCTTCGACGCCTTCTGTTGGCCCAGCACGGCCTGCGTGCTTGTCGTCTCGGAGCAGGACCGGTTGCGTTGTCTCCGCACCAGGCCTGGACGTCAGGTGCTGGTGGTGCCCAACGGCGTGGATTCTTCCGCCGTGACTCCGCCGCCATCCGGTGAGGCTCCTCAGGGCGTGATCCTGTTCACCGGAGACCTGGGGTTTGCTCCCAATATCGAGGCGGCGGAACTGCTGGCGTTGCACCTCCTCCCGATGGTGCTGGCGAGCCACCCGGATGCCGAGCTTCGCCTGGTCGGACGCCATCCCCATCCGCGCGTGCAACGATTGGCCGGCCCTCGCGTGCGCGTCAT
The DNA window shown above is from Nitrospira tepida and carries:
- a CDS encoding glycosyltransferase, with the protein product MRRLLFIAPSLPSPTFGGGAIRMYHLVRFLAQRFDLDLIAPQTPGAEGSEAQLRAWCREVEIVPQTVRPAWRKRSHLGPYEKDPALAEAILHRLRDRKYGAMQIEKPAMVPYLPTDLSIPLVLDVWAYGLSGAIRALTQERGPLVRARNAFRLARFGLFDAFCWPSTACVLVVSEQDRLRCLRTRPGRQVLVVPNGVDSSAVTPPPSGEAPQGVILFTGDLGFAPNIEAAELLALHLLPMVLASHPDAELRLVGRHPHPRVQRLAGPRVRVIANVPDMRPYLREATVFAAPHFTGAGTRTKILEAMAAGLPVVTTSIGLQGIEAEAGREVILADDLPALGEALCGLLTDPWMRADLGRSARNLIEARYDWDRCLAPLEGLYRTWLKEQAIAC